One segment of Rhizobium jaguaris DNA contains the following:
- the tnpB gene encoding IS66 family insertion sequence element accessory protein TnpB (TnpB, as the term is used for proteins encoded by IS66 family insertion elements, is considered an accessory protein, since TnpC, encoded by a neighboring gene, is a DDE family transposase.) codes for MIASGVVVYVSCQPVDFRKGAASLMALVRDGGLDPFNGALYVFRSKRADRIRIVWWDGSGVCLYAKIIEENGFCWPVPSAARVRLDHAQLMALLAGMDWKKIRPAKVRRPLSIG; via the coding sequence ATGATCGCTTCGGGTGTCGTGGTCTATGTGTCGTGCCAACCGGTCGACTTCCGCAAAGGCGCGGCCTCGCTGATGGCCCTGGTGCGCGATGGCGGCCTCGACCCCTTTAACGGTGCTCTTTATGTATTCCGCTCGAAACGTGCAGACCGGATCCGCATTGTTTGGTGGGACGGCAGTGGGGTCTGCCTTTACGCCAAAATAATCGAAGAAAATGGCTTCTGCTGGCCTGTCCCGTCTGCTGCCCGCGTCCGTCTCGATCATGCGCAATTAATGGCACTTCTAGCCGGAATGGATTGGAAAAAGATCCGCCCCGCCAAGGTGCGCCGGCCACTTTCGATCGGCTGA
- the istB gene encoding IS21-like element helper ATPase IstB: MSAALDSVPSMIDRIRHDLVGLKMPRALEALDHIVRRLEHGELSALEAIDILLSEELTLRENSRIKTALRMGRLATIKTLAGFDFSFQPSLDRDRIFTLAQLGFVDRHEVVHFLGPPGTGKSHLAVALGVEAVKAGRSVYFCTLADLIAALSRAEREGRLQERIRFFCRPSLLIVDEIGYLPVIAGGGNLFFQLVNARYEKGAMILTSNRGFAEWGDVFGDAVVATALLDRLLHHAVVVQIEGSSYRLRQHAELMPEHVRSKALITPPSFAPPPRPRGRPPKNTQFSTSSGAA; encoded by the coding sequence ATGAGCGCCGCTCTCGATTCCGTGCCGTCGATGATCGACCGCATTCGCCATGACCTTGTCGGCTTGAAGATGCCACGGGCCCTTGAAGCACTCGACCATATTGTCCGGCGCCTGGAGCACGGCGAGCTGTCGGCGCTCGAAGCGATCGATATCCTGCTTTCCGAGGAGCTGACCCTGCGCGAGAACAGCCGTATCAAAACGGCACTGCGGATGGGTCGCCTGGCAACCATCAAAACACTCGCTGGCTTCGATTTCTCCTTCCAGCCCTCGCTCGATCGAGATCGGATCTTCACGCTTGCGCAGTTGGGGTTTGTCGACCGCCATGAGGTCGTCCATTTCCTTGGACCGCCCGGAACCGGCAAAAGCCATCTGGCGGTGGCGCTCGGCGTCGAAGCTGTCAAGGCCGGCAGGAGCGTCTACTTCTGCACGCTGGCCGATCTCATCGCGGCCCTGTCCAGGGCCGAACGCGAAGGACGGCTGCAAGAACGCATTCGCTTCTTCTGCAGGCCCAGTCTCCTGATCGTTGACGAGATCGGTTATCTCCCGGTCATCGCCGGTGGCGGAAATCTGTTCTTCCAGCTCGTCAACGCTCGCTACGAGAAAGGCGCGATGATCCTCACATCCAATCGCGGCTTTGCAGAATGGGGCGATGTTTTTGGAGACGCCGTGGTAGCAACGGCCCTCCTCGACAGACTTTTGCATCATGCCGTCGTCGTTCAAATCGAGGGATCAAGTTACCGGCTGCGCCAGCATGCCGAATTGATGCCGGAACACGTCCGCTCGAAAGCATTGATCACTCCGCCGTCCTTCGCCCCGCCGCCACGCCCTCGCGGAAGGCCACCGAAAAATACCCAATTCTCCACGTCGTCCGGGGCGGCATAA
- the istA gene encoding IS21 family transposase — MIKLGEIVMILDLHRQGLSVSAIARQTNVDRKTIRKYIERGLEAPAYGPRKPRATVIDPFTAYLRERVAAYPGLSGRRLLRELKERGYAGGYTAVTDFLRDVRPTSEQGFEVRFETAPGEQAQVDFAQFQVIFTDEPLTPRIVWLFSMVLGHSRLIWARFAMHQDLPTVLRCHVAAFDAIGGVPREILYDRMKTAVIGEGETGGIVYNRALLDLARHYGFHPKACKAYRAKTKGKVERPFRYIREDFFLARSFRNLDDLNSQLRHWLDTVANPRVHATTQRVVMEAFAEERHHLRPLPLAPFRSVLRLERRISREGMVSVGGNAYSVPDATRRRLVEVHTLANEVRIFEDGALIAVHPVLEGRHQRRVEPGHRTLRSAPRSRPHVNNDEIILHGTGDRVTQRPLAFYDAVARAMAQENRT, encoded by the coding sequence GTGATCAAACTCGGGGAGATAGTCATGATTTTAGATTTGCACCGACAGGGGTTGTCGGTGTCGGCGATCGCCAGACAGACCAATGTCGATCGAAAGACAATTCGCAAATATATTGAGCGGGGTCTCGAGGCACCTGCTTATGGACCACGCAAGCCGCGGGCAACGGTGATTGATCCATTCACGGCTTATCTACGTGAACGGGTCGCTGCCTATCCCGGCCTGAGCGGCCGGCGGCTCCTGCGAGAGCTGAAGGAACGCGGATATGCCGGTGGCTACACGGCCGTCACGGACTTTCTCAGAGACGTCCGCCCGACCTCAGAGCAAGGCTTTGAAGTGCGGTTCGAAACGGCTCCCGGCGAACAGGCCCAGGTGGATTTCGCCCAGTTTCAGGTCATCTTCACCGATGAGCCGCTAACGCCGAGGATCGTCTGGCTGTTTTCCATGGTGTTGGGCCATAGCCGTCTCATCTGGGCGCGCTTTGCTATGCATCAGGATCTGCCGACAGTGCTGCGATGCCACGTGGCAGCGTTCGATGCGATCGGGGGCGTTCCGCGTGAGATCCTTTACGACCGAATGAAGACTGCGGTCATAGGGGAAGGCGAAACGGGCGGCATTGTTTATAACCGCGCTCTGCTCGATCTTGCTCGCCATTACGGCTTTCATCCAAAGGCCTGCAAAGCATATCGCGCCAAGACGAAGGGAAAGGTCGAGCGGCCATTCCGCTACATCCGTGAAGACTTCTTCCTGGCACGCTCGTTTCGCAACCTCGACGACCTCAACAGCCAGTTGCGGCATTGGCTTGATACGGTTGCCAATCCACGTGTGCATGCGACAACGCAGCGTGTCGTCATGGAGGCCTTCGCCGAGGAGCGTCATCATTTGCGGCCTTTGCCTCTGGCTCCGTTCCGATCCGTGTTGAGACTAGAGCGCAGGATCTCTCGAGAGGGCATGGTCAGCGTCGGTGGGAACGCCTACAGCGTGCCCGACGCTACCAGACGGCGGCTCGTCGAAGTTCACACCTTGGCCAATGAAGTTCGAATCTTCGAGGACGGTGCGTTGATCGCTGTGCATCCGGTGTTGGAAGGACGCCATCAACGCCGTGTCGAACCAGGACACAGAACCCTTCGCTCAGCGCCGCGATCGCGACCACACGTCAACAATGACGAGATCATTCTTCATGGAACAGGAGACAGGGTTACCCAGCGGCCGCTCGCCTTCTACGACGCCGTCGCCAGAGCTATGGCACAGGAGAACCGCACATGA
- a CDS encoding DUF6429 family protein → MEIDEDKIDDAVLALLWLALHNERCAWKGFDWVTTDRLHKKGMIGDPVNKSKSLALTDEGLERSEASFRKLFTRPSQ, encoded by the coding sequence ATGGAGATCGATGAGGACAAAATCGACGACGCAGTTTTGGCGTTGCTATGGTTGGCGCTGCATAACGAGCGTTGCGCCTGGAAGGGTTTTGATTGGGTAACGACGGATCGGCTTCACAAGAAGGGCATGATCGGCGACCCAGTCAACAAGTCGAAGTCATTGGCGTTGACCGATGAAGGCCTGGAGCGCTCGGAAGCGTCGTTCCGGAAGCTGTTTACGCGGCCGTCGCAATAG
- a CDS encoding UPF0149 family protein, translating into MKQPRRLPIMSLDELEGWFDTAKPAPHCRGVSMLNGFLTGLAAGPVFLLPNDWMWHVVGEHEQRAFIGNKMQAVIDTIVDHYNLIAHQLTRAGAYAPIYMRTDGEEVLADDWADGFFGAMNLSLEQWAPLFADKKAGEPLLTILTQTTNPQLAEIIATAYPKPLEPQLLFKEAWRALPKAVEAIYAYSKPLRFNPAAPANQA; encoded by the coding sequence GTGAAACAACCCCGGCGCCTACCGATAATGTCCCTTGACGAGCTGGAGGGCTGGTTCGACACGGCCAAGCCAGCACCGCATTGCAGGGGCGTCTCCATGTTGAACGGCTTTCTGACGGGGCTGGCCGCAGGGCCGGTCTTCCTGCTGCCCAATGACTGGATGTGGCATGTTGTCGGCGAACACGAGCAGCGAGCATTCATCGGCAACAAAATGCAGGCTGTTATTGATACGATCGTTGATCACTATAACCTGATAGCACACCAGCTCACCAGAGCTGGTGCTTATGCGCCGATCTACATGCGTACGGATGGCGAGGAGGTTCTCGCTGATGATTGGGCGGACGGGTTCTTTGGCGCGATGAACCTCAGCCTTGAGCAATGGGCACCGCTGTTTGCGGATAAGAAGGCCGGCGAGCCGCTCCTTACCATCTTGACGCAAACCACCAATCCGCAACTGGCTGAGATCATTGCGACGGCTTACCCTAAGCCACTGGAACCCCAACTACTGTTTAAAGAAGCCTGGCGAGCGTTACCCAAAGCCGTCGAGGCCATTTACGCCTATAGCAAGCCCCTGCGCTTTAACCCCGCCGCTCCTGCAAACCAGGCTTAG
- a CDS encoding radical SAM protein, whose protein sequence is MTNAMASLRDLDPQYPVPLVHEFLSRPENKAYLDYAYKDPFGCHVFPGDIEDYPLSSFFADMNSEIARAPQIHLWAYIPCCRYRCHFCQFPTITLNPHTASSQAVMKDLVNLNIKEARLWLAKVPSLAAVEVGEFNIFGGTPSLLPESELRRLVAFYKDHFNFFAATMRFEGEPGTLTKSYLSLLQELGFTKVSFGAQSFDDRFISGSGRMHSAKECIETIYDAREVGIDWVSVDLIYGMLGQSVDDVGYDMETTRQLDLSHVVCTKLHLEEFMKIRTGVSGERRSVWQKAGLGNCNNMSFPGLGKQYQMRELIEKNLKGAYREHPTMYFYRHDHQPEKWKGLITDLDKQYPEIAVGLGGSSKCTKAEAINITSYNAYKGALHEDRLPIQECRGMSPVHREVTAFKMALSTLSPVDNGVFKQRFEGKSFFDNEMINCTLSGLVGKSLVVIESDVVTLTPYGVTLVEAIINTQFAPAYR, encoded by the coding sequence ATGACCAATGCGATGGCGTCTTTACGCGACCTCGATCCCCAGTATCCAGTGCCTTTAGTCCACGAATTTCTTTCCAGGCCAGAAAATAAGGCATATCTGGACTATGCCTACAAAGACCCGTTCGGCTGTCATGTTTTCCCGGGAGATATAGAAGATTACCCACTGTCGTCTTTCTTTGCAGACATGAATAGCGAAATTGCCAGAGCGCCGCAAATTCATCTGTGGGCATACATTCCCTGCTGCCGCTACCGCTGCCACTTTTGCCAGTTTCCGACGATCACTCTCAATCCCCACACAGCGTCTTCACAGGCAGTCATGAAAGATCTGGTTAATCTGAATATCAAAGAAGCCAGACTGTGGCTGGCGAAGGTGCCGAGCCTTGCTGCTGTGGAAGTTGGAGAATTCAATATTTTTGGTGGCACTCCCTCGCTGCTGCCTGAATCCGAGCTGCGTAGATTAGTTGCGTTTTACAAAGACCATTTCAATTTCTTTGCTGCGACGATGCGGTTTGAAGGCGAACCTGGAACGCTGACAAAATCATATCTTTCGCTACTACAGGAGCTTGGTTTCACCAAGGTGAGCTTTGGAGCTCAATCTTTTGACGACCGATTTATTTCTGGTTCTGGTCGTATGCATTCCGCGAAAGAGTGCATTGAAACGATATACGACGCGCGGGAAGTCGGTATTGACTGGGTTAGTGTTGACCTCATCTACGGCATGCTGGGACAGAGCGTGGACGACGTGGGATATGACATGGAGACAACCCGCCAACTGGATCTTTCCCATGTCGTCTGCACCAAGCTGCATCTGGAAGAATTCATGAAAATCCGTACCGGCGTATCTGGGGAGCGTCGAAGTGTATGGCAGAAAGCAGGGCTAGGTAATTGCAACAACATGAGCTTTCCTGGTCTGGGAAAGCAATATCAAATGCGCGAGCTGATCGAAAAAAATTTGAAGGGCGCCTATCGTGAACATCCTACCATGTATTTTTATCGACACGATCATCAGCCGGAAAAATGGAAAGGCCTCATTACCGATCTAGACAAGCAGTACCCTGAAATAGCTGTCGGCCTCGGGGGTAGTTCAAAATGCACGAAAGCCGAAGCGATCAATATCACTAGTTACAATGCCTACAAGGGCGCATTGCATGAAGATCGCCTCCCGATCCAGGAATGCCGCGGCATGTCACCGGTTCACCGGGAGGTTACTGCATTTAAAATGGCGCTCTCGACGCTCAGTCCGGTAGATAATGGCGTATTCAAGCAACGTTTCGAGGGAAAGAGCTTTTTTGACAACGAAATGATCAATTGCACTTTGAGCGGGCTAGTGGGAAAGTCGCTGGTTGTCATTGAAAGCGATGTCGTAACTCTAACCCCCTATGGCGTCACGCTAGTCGAAGCGATCATCAATACGCAGTTTGCGCCAGCATACAGATAG
- a CDS encoding glycosyltransferase: protein MRDTTFVSVVLPVFNEGTRITDVLESIYRQSTLRELITRGSYELIIVDNNSTDNSVAQINALAAKYSSVDTHIIEEKVQGVSSARKHGMDYASFRAKARDSRLGTRNKHYIVSADADCTVDAYWLHHLIDKMVKEDGDLGTCKYYYNKKSFRQRPNLFREIEKTLRCRDFSFKLFGGFPDGKGFAVEREFYEKVGGIEIFYQLNKGRFVEHLSDDWDFGIKVVACGGKPVYAEESCVQVNSRRIDIILDEVITGAAYGKDGIIFMKDVRPDRGTGKKILRDTTEEQSKQAWFYSIKDYVPKNIILPALLNPKILIDNVEVRSFFTELVADRLYKRIDAIRHEMRLIDFKAIHSYKTPSYRLYFEFRDEIFAALRRAVGDDVGFPPALPACFDNVSSADFNRFVWYFCEDRESGEAHNYFANGGVF from the coding sequence ATGCGTGACACCACCTTCGTATCAGTTGTGCTTCCAGTCTTTAACGAGGGCACGCGTATTACCGATGTACTTGAGTCAATTTATCGCCAGAGTACGCTGAGAGAATTGATTACACGCGGCAGTTATGAGCTCATAATCGTCGACAACAATTCGACGGACAATTCCGTAGCGCAAATTAATGCCCTGGCAGCGAAATATTCTTCGGTAGACACACATATTATCGAGGAAAAAGTGCAGGGCGTTTCATCCGCCAGAAAGCATGGCATGGATTACGCGTCTTTTAGAGCCAAGGCTCGAGATAGCCGACTCGGGACCAGAAATAAGCACTACATCGTTTCTGCTGACGCTGACTGTACGGTCGATGCGTATTGGCTTCATCACCTTATCGACAAAATGGTGAAAGAAGATGGGGACTTGGGAACTTGTAAATACTATTACAACAAAAAAAGTTTTCGTCAGCGTCCCAATCTCTTCAGAGAAATTGAGAAGACATTACGCTGCCGGGATTTCTCTTTTAAGTTATTTGGTGGATTTCCGGATGGTAAAGGTTTTGCCGTAGAGCGGGAATTCTATGAAAAAGTAGGCGGTATTGAAATCTTCTATCAGTTGAACAAGGGTCGCTTCGTTGAACATTTATCGGACGACTGGGATTTCGGTATCAAGGTAGTTGCCTGCGGCGGCAAGCCCGTTTACGCAGAAGAGTCTTGCGTTCAGGTCAACAGCCGACGCATCGATATTATTCTTGATGAGGTGATCACCGGGGCCGCCTATGGCAAGGACGGTATCATTTTCATGAAGGATGTGCGACCCGACCGCGGTACCGGGAAGAAAATCTTGCGTGACACGACAGAAGAGCAATCTAAACAAGCGTGGTTTTACTCAATAAAAGATTACGTTCCTAAAAATATTATATTGCCTGCGTTATTGAACCCAAAAATCTTGATAGACAATGTCGAAGTTAGGAGCTTCTTTACCGAACTGGTGGCCGACAGACTGTATAAACGAATTGATGCAATCAGACACGAGATGCGCCTTATCGATTTCAAGGCTATTCATTCCTATAAAACTCCATCCTATCGGCTCTATTTTGAGTTTCGCGATGAGATATTTGCCGCGTTGCGCCGTGCAGTCGGCGATGACGTTGGTTTTCCTCCTGCATTACCTGCTTGCTTTGATAATGTCAGTTCGGCCGATTTTAACCGCTTCGTTTGGTACTTCTGTGAAGATCGCGAATCTGGCGAAGCACATAATTACTTTGCCAACGGAGGGGTATTTTGA
- a CDS encoding transposase, whose translation MSEDMNHGRTFEILTAEPVRKRRKPKLRSDEDKALILEQALAPGANVSAVARAHGMDPSQLFGWRRAALASGSVQRLKATENDKAFTRFEAVRTDTVEIQVGDTTLRVSASIDPVLLSGIVRAVRQA comes from the coding sequence ATGAGTGAAGATATGAATCATGGCCGTACGTTCGAAATTCTGACGGCGGAGCCGGTGCGAAAGCGGCGAAAGCCGAAGTTGCGTTCTGATGAGGACAAGGCTTTGATTTTGGAGCAAGCTCTCGCTCCTGGCGCTAATGTCTCTGCGGTCGCGCGTGCCCATGGGATGGACCCGTCGCAGCTTTTTGGATGGCGTCGAGCAGCGCTTGCGTCTGGTTCGGTTCAGCGCCTGAAAGCAACCGAAAACGATAAGGCCTTTACTCGTTTCGAGGCGGTGCGGACGGACACTGTCGAGATCCAGGTGGGCGACACGACACTTCGCGTCAGCGCTTCGATCGATCCGGTGCTGCTGAGCGGCATCGTCAGGGCGGTACGGCAAGCATGA
- a CDS encoding glycosyl transferase family 2 codes for MIAARRKCAIFISFDGVSVSGITVEAVKIAKKLTEKGFKCYLDLGYDINISKGNFGRPYKFEAALYHKCFELARVADLSNIPNYTIEFLDKINKVLISETLAVSRDARAAILTSVDEVAAEVALKIEALWKYLNVSKVIVENGTLPENIIYSRALLLAIEQYGRAKNLGNFVIWRDHDLMWSSEKKSMKYGAPPYPYATKPVKSQYITYVTLNEKLRDELEEWSNFEVEVQVGKNAYNFSECSRRNIRPLLGIRKSDILIARTTRLIPQKRIDRDIDLVNRLNLLLRERGERKRIFLVIAGDKNENYSHYIELERLAKTLDIVQHIKFTGPLHHDFMPTEGNEFTIEDLYYSCDLVSFLTSYDYDSYGNPIGEAISQKRCYITTSYEYYHEVYGRHGFVAPMLEISGTRDELSDQRFVDEVFLFLTNNQLMRAVAEKNFQQGKRVLSNDLFEVLNLKGCEENA; via the coding sequence CGAAGCGGTAAAGATCGCAAAAAAACTCACGGAAAAAGGGTTCAAATGCTACCTGGATCTGGGATACGACATCAACATAAGTAAAGGAAATTTCGGAAGACCGTACAAGTTTGAGGCCGCCCTTTATCACAAGTGTTTTGAATTGGCACGTGTTGCGGATCTTTCTAATATACCTAACTATACCATCGAATTTCTTGATAAGATAAATAAGGTACTAATTAGCGAGACACTTGCCGTATCACGCGATGCAAGGGCGGCGATACTTACGTCAGTGGACGAGGTTGCCGCGGAAGTAGCGCTTAAAATTGAGGCCCTATGGAAATATCTGAATGTCAGCAAAGTTATCGTCGAAAACGGAACGCTGCCTGAGAATATCATATATTCCCGCGCGCTACTCCTCGCGATTGAACAGTACGGACGCGCCAAGAATTTGGGGAATTTTGTCATCTGGCGCGACCATGACCTGATGTGGAGCAGCGAAAAAAAATCGATGAAATACGGCGCTCCGCCGTATCCGTATGCGACTAAACCGGTCAAATCGCAATACATCACCTATGTTACGCTGAATGAAAAACTACGAGATGAACTGGAAGAATGGTCCAACTTTGAGGTTGAGGTTCAAGTCGGGAAAAATGCATACAATTTTTCCGAGTGCTCTCGCCGTAATATCAGGCCATTATTGGGTATTCGCAAGAGCGACATTCTGATTGCTAGAACAACGCGTCTGATACCTCAAAAGCGAATCGACAGAGATATCGACCTGGTAAATCGTTTGAATCTCCTTCTCCGCGAACGCGGTGAACGTAAACGCATATTTCTGGTGATTGCTGGAGATAAAAATGAAAACTATTCTCATTATATTGAGCTTGAGCGGTTGGCAAAAACGCTGGATATCGTGCAGCACATTAAATTTACCGGACCCCTGCATCACGACTTTATGCCTACCGAAGGCAACGAGTTCACGATAGAGGACTTGTATTACTCTTGTGATCTAGTGTCATTTCTCACCTCCTATGACTACGACAGCTACGGCAACCCTATCGGGGAGGCAATTAGCCAAAAACGCTGCTATATCACCACGAGCTATGAATATTATCACGAGGTGTATGGTCGACATGGATTTGTGGCCCCTATGTTGGAAATCTCAGGCACTCGTGATGAGTTATCCGACCAACGATTTGTCGATGAGGTATTCCTCTTTCTCACAAACAATCAGTTGATGAGGGCCGTTGCGGAGAAGAATTTTCAGCAGGGAAAACGCGTCCTTTCCAACGACCTCTTTGAGGTATTGAATTTGAAAGGCTGTGAAGAAAATGCGTGA